Within Actinomycetes bacterium, the genomic segment CGCGGGGCGCCGGGGTGACGGACTGGTGGATCGGCAAAGCCAACCGGGAGGACCTCACCTGGCCGGTCGCCGCACTTCGTGAGAACGCGCAAGAAGTCGGGCTGCTGCGCAAGGCCAAGGGCACGTTGGCTCCGACCGCTCGTGCCCGCGCCGTCGCAGACCGTCCCCGCGAGCTGGTCGCCTCGGTGCTCGAGCGACTGCCGCTCGGCAAGGGCTTCGAGGCCCAGGCAGGATGGTTCCTGCTGCTCGGCCTGGCGGCCGGAGAATCCGGCGGGACCCTCGACACCGGCATGGCCCAGATGCTGACCGACCTCGGCTGGCGCACCCACAGCAGCTCCGGTCTCAGCGCCTCGGATGCGCGCCGCGGCGCACGCTCGACGCTGGACGCATTGGAGTCAATGGCAGGCGGACACCGGGCCATCGACACCGCGCTCGTCACCCGATTGGCCCGAGCCACCCTGCTGGGCGTCATCAACACCCCGTGAAACCGCCGATCCTTGGCCCCCGCCCGCCAGGCGCCGAGAGAGGCGCGCCGATCCCGCCGGGAATCGCGCTGGGCGAACCTGCCCCTTTCCGCCGCGACTGACGCCGACGGCAGCGACGCCGACCTTCATGGGAACCTGGCCAGGCTGAACGCCCGCTCATGCCGCTCAGCGGACGACGCAGCCGGCGGCCGACTCGACATCGAAGATGTCGAGTAGTGCCAGCGATGACGTGACGGGTCCGGCGTGGGCCGCGGGGCTATGTGCTCGGGGCTGGCCGCCCGCTCGGGGCGCCCTTTGTTTGCCCGACCCCCGGACCAAGGTGAAGCACGTTGCTCCCTCCGTGAATGCCATAACAACCCACCTCCTTGTTATGGGATACGCTCCATCTCATAACAAGGAGGTGGGTTGTTTGGTCGAGCCAGGTGAGAGCCCAAGTCGCTGGCCCGTGGTCACCTACGAGACGCTCCCGTGGGAGGCACACTACGACGTCGGTACCGCGTCGCGGCGCGAGATCCGTCGCCACACTGGTCCCTATCAGGCGGCGGTGGTGCCGCGCATCGCGGAGGTTGAACTGCGCCTTCCTCCGGACGTGCAGGCTGCGGCGGCCGAGGCGGCCAGCGAGATAGCCCGGTTCGACCAGCAGATGGGCGCGGACATCGCCCCGTTTCACGCGGTGCTACTGCGTTCCGAGTCGGCGGCAAGCTCACAGATCGAGAACCTCACCGCGTCGGCGCGGGCGATCGCGGAGGCGGAACTCGCAGACGGCCACGGTCGTAGCAACGCCGCGTTGGTGGTGGCCAACACCCGCGCGATGACAGCCGCGATCGAGCTGGCTGATCGGCTCGACGGCCAAGCCATCCTGCAGATGCACGACGCTCTCATGCGCCCGAGCGCTCCCGACATCGCCGGCCGGTGGCGCCAGCAGCCGGTATGGATAGGTGGGGGGCATCTCGGGCCCCATCACGCGATGTTCGTCCCACCCCAGTTCAGTCGGGTCCCCGACGCGATCGAGGACCTCGTGCGCTTCATGGAACGCGACGACATCGCCGCTCTGGCCCAGGCCGCGGTTGCGCACGCACAGTTTGAGACGATCCACCCCTTCCCTGATGGCAACGGGCGCACCGGTCGTGCGCTCGTTCACGCCCTGCTGCGCGGCAAGGATGTGACCCGCAGCATCACCGTGCCGGTCTCCGCCGGCCTGCTGACCGACGTCGAGGCGTACTTCGCCGCGCTGAACGCCTACCGGGACGGTCACCCTGAGCGAATCGTGACGATGCTTGCCGATGCCGCCTTCGCGGCGATCAGCAACGGGCGCCAGCTGGTTGATGAGCTGCACGCGATCCGCGCCGACTGGGACGCGCGCATCAAGGCTCGACGCGGTGCGCACGCCTGGAGGATCGCCGATTTGCTCCTCGGGCAACCCGTTGTCGACGCTGAGCTAGTCGCTCGCGAGCTGGGTGTGGCCAAGCCGAACGTCTACAAGCCGCTTGAGACCCTGGTCGCCGCCGACATTCTCACCGAGACCAGCAATAGGCGACGGGGCCGCACCTGGCGGTCGAGGGAAGTGCTTGCCGCGGTCGACGCGTTCGCCGCACGAGTGGGGCGCCGCGGAGCAGCCACTCGCTGACGATCTCCGACGCGAACATCCCTCCAGCGAACCCACTCTGCTCAACCAACATTGGAGAAGGCGCCGATCACGACGATGACGAAGAACACGAAGAAGACGACGACCACGAGGACCTCGAGTCCGCCATTTCCGGCGCAGCGGAGTCAGTGGGTCCATCGTCTGGGTTGAACGCTGGTGCGGCGGCGCCATCTGGCTGCCCGACGACGGCTCGCTCACCCTCCCCGACTTCGGCTCGTAGGTTGCTGTGATGTCCGGCAGACGCCCCCGCCGTCAGCCGAGCGGTAGTGCCGCTCGGTCGTGGCTGCTCGCGGGTTGCCCGCTTGATCGTGGGGGTGACTCGAGTCAAAGAACTCGCCGGACTCCGGCACCTTCGTGATGAGGAGCCAGGCGGCGCCATGTCCGCTGTCCAGGAGGTGGTCGGGTAGTTCTCGTCCTCGCTGAGGGAGGGGTTGCTGCTGATGAACAGCAGTGGTGCTGTGTCGAGGAACCCGGACCACGGTTCCGGTCGTTGAAACATGTCGGGTCGGGTTTCACGTTGGACGCCGACGATGGCGGAACACGGATGGTCGTCCTTCCCTGCGCGGCAGACCTGTGCCTCGGGACAGTTGGCGATCTCCTGGAGTAATTGGCGTGCAGACTCGTGGC encodes:
- a CDS encoding Fic family protein gives rise to the protein MVTYETLPWEAHYDVGTASRREIRRHTGPYQAAVVPRIAEVELRLPPDVQAAAAEAASEIARFDQQMGADIAPFHAVLLRSESAASSQIENLTASARAIAEAELADGHGRSNAALVVANTRAMTAAIELADRLDGQAILQMHDALMRPSAPDIAGRWRQQPVWIGGGHLGPHHAMFVPPQFSRVPDAIEDLVRFMERDDIAALAQAAVAHAQFETIHPFPDGNGRTGRALVHALLRGKDVTRSITVPVSAGLLTDVEAYFAALNAYRDGHPERIVTMLADAAFAAISNGRQLVDELHAIRADWDARIKARRGAHAWRIADLLLGQPVVDAELVARELGVAKPNVYKPLETLVAADILTETSNRRRGRTWRSREVLAAVDAFAARVGRRGAATR